A section of the Kribbella sp. HUAS MG21 genome encodes:
- the murI gene encoding glutamate racemase gives MADAPVGIFDSGFGGLTVARAVLDQLPHEPILYLGDTARQPYGPKPIAEVREYALECLDHLVDAGVKMLVIACNSASAAMLRDARERYDVPVVEVILPAARRAVAATRNQRVGVICTKATAQSLAYEDGFAAAPQVELFTRACPKFVDFVESGVTSGPELLEAAHEYLDPLVEAGVDTLILGCTHYPLLTGVISYVMGDNVTLVSSAEECAKDVYSVLTKADLLRPDHLPTPAHRFVTTGNPAEFAAIGSRFLGPALANVDQFAWIR, from the coding sequence GTGGCAGACGCACCGGTGGGGATCTTCGACTCAGGCTTCGGGGGACTCACCGTCGCCCGCGCGGTGCTCGACCAGTTGCCGCACGAGCCGATCCTCTACCTCGGTGACACCGCCCGGCAGCCGTACGGTCCGAAGCCGATCGCCGAGGTCCGCGAGTACGCGCTGGAGTGCCTCGACCACCTCGTCGACGCCGGCGTGAAGATGCTCGTGATCGCCTGCAACTCGGCGAGCGCCGCGATGCTGCGCGACGCCCGCGAGCGGTACGACGTACCGGTCGTCGAGGTGATCCTGCCGGCCGCGCGGCGCGCCGTCGCCGCGACCCGCAACCAGCGCGTCGGCGTGATCTGCACGAAGGCGACCGCGCAATCGCTTGCCTACGAAGACGGTTTCGCGGCCGCGCCGCAGGTGGAGTTGTTCACCCGCGCGTGCCCGAAGTTCGTGGACTTCGTCGAGTCGGGGGTGACGTCCGGGCCGGAGCTGCTCGAGGCCGCGCACGAGTATCTCGACCCGCTGGTCGAGGCCGGCGTCGACACGTTGATCCTCGGCTGCACGCACTACCCGTTGCTCACCGGCGTCATCTCGTACGTGATGGGCGACAACGTCACGCTGGTCAGCAGCGCGGAGGAGTGCGCCAAGGACGTGTACTCCGTGCTCACCAAGGCCGACCTGCTGCGGCCGGACCACCTGCCCACCCCGGCGCACCGCTTCGTCACCACGGGAAACCCGGCGGAGTTCGCGGCGATCGGCTCCCGGTTCCTCGGCCCGGCGCTGGCGAACGTGGACCAGTTCGCCTGGATCCGCTGA
- a CDS encoding DinB family protein, with the protein MARRRRDAGPPATGPGEREVLVGFLDYLRTSIAAKAEGLPEDEVRAAGVPSGTNLLGLIKHLTAVERHWLLGEPVRSWPATFRAGAHEPAAAVLAAYRETSAEANATITTWTDLDTPGPKPGKRGPQGRPSTSGAGNAPSRRWTLVHLIEETARHAGHADIIREQLDGRTGR; encoded by the coding sequence ATGGCGAGACGCAGACGTGATGCCGGACCGCCGGCGACCGGGCCGGGGGAGCGTGAGGTGCTCGTCGGGTTCCTCGACTACCTTCGTACGTCGATCGCGGCCAAGGCGGAGGGGTTGCCCGAGGACGAGGTCCGGGCAGCTGGTGTGCCGTCCGGGACCAATCTGCTCGGGCTGATCAAGCACCTGACCGCGGTCGAGCGGCACTGGCTGCTCGGAGAACCGGTGCGCAGCTGGCCCGCAACGTTCCGCGCCGGCGCGCACGAGCCCGCGGCCGCGGTACTCGCGGCCTACCGCGAGACCAGCGCGGAGGCGAACGCGACGATCACGACGTGGACCGACCTGGACACCCCCGGCCCCAAACCAGGCAAGCGGGGCCCGCAGGGCAGGCCGAGCACGTCCGGCGCGGGAAATGCGCCGTCGCGCCGGTGGACGTTGGTGCACCTGATCGAGGAGACTGCCCGGCACGCGGGGCATGCCGACATCATCCGCGAGCAACTGGACGGCCGAACCGGCCGCTGA
- a CDS encoding cysteine synthase family protein, producing MMRFDNLLDSVGGTPLVGLPKLSPSADVRLWAKLEDHNPTGSIKDRAALRMLLDAEKDGRLRPGNTILEPTSGNTGISLAMAAKLRGYRMVCVMPENTSEERRQILRMWGVEIISSPAAGGSNEAVRVAKQVAEEHPDWVMLYQYGNPSNAQAHYDGTAREILEDLPSVTHFVAGLGTTGTLMGAGRFFREHKPEVRIVAAEPRYGELVYGLRNLDEGFVPELYDETLIDARFSVGPRDAVRRVRELLDNEGIFAGVSTGAILHAALGQAAKCVRDGESADIAFVVADGGWKYLSTGAYEGTIDEAEDRLEGQLWA from the coding sequence CTGATGCGCTTCGACAACCTCCTGGACTCGGTCGGCGGTACGCCGCTGGTCGGTCTGCCCAAGCTCTCGCCGTCGGCCGACGTCCGGCTCTGGGCGAAACTGGAGGACCACAACCCGACCGGTTCGATCAAGGACCGGGCGGCGCTGCGGATGCTGCTGGACGCCGAGAAGGACGGCCGGCTGCGGCCGGGCAACACGATCCTGGAGCCGACGTCGGGCAACACCGGCATCTCGCTCGCGATGGCGGCCAAGCTGCGCGGCTACCGGATGGTCTGCGTGATGCCGGAGAACACCTCCGAGGAGCGCCGGCAGATCCTCCGGATGTGGGGTGTCGAGATCATCTCCTCCCCGGCCGCGGGCGGCTCCAACGAGGCCGTCCGGGTCGCGAAGCAGGTCGCCGAGGAGCACCCGGACTGGGTGATGCTGTACCAGTACGGCAACCCGTCGAACGCCCAGGCGCACTACGACGGCACCGCGCGGGAGATCCTCGAGGACCTGCCGTCGGTGACGCACTTCGTCGCCGGCCTCGGGACGACCGGGACGCTGATGGGCGCCGGCCGGTTCTTCCGCGAGCACAAGCCGGAGGTCCGGATCGTCGCCGCCGAGCCGCGGTACGGCGAACTCGTCTACGGCCTGCGCAACCTCGACGAGGGCTTCGTGCCGGAGCTGTACGACGAGACGCTGATCGACGCCCGGTTCTCCGTTGGTCCTCGCGACGCTGTCCGCCGCGTCCGGGAACTCCTCGACAACGAGGGGATCTTCGCCGGCGTCTCGACCGGCGCGATCCTGCACGCCGCCCTCGGCCAGGCCGCCAAGTGCGTCCGCGACGGCGAGTCGGCCGACATCGCGTTCGTGGTAGCCGACGGCGGCTGGAAGTACCTGTCCACCGGAGCCTACGAGGGCACCATCGACGAGGCCGAAGACCGCCTCGAAGGCCAGCTCTGGGCTTAG
- a CDS encoding MoaD family protein yields the protein MAIELRVPTILRTYTGNAKVVEGDGANLAELIDNLNGAHPGLKERIVEGEPEELRRFVNVYVNDEDVRFTGGLKTEVKDGDVVVVLPAVAGG from the coding sequence ATGGCGATCGAACTGCGCGTGCCGACGATCCTGCGCACCTACACCGGGAACGCGAAGGTCGTCGAGGGCGACGGCGCGAACCTGGCCGAGCTGATCGACAACCTGAACGGCGCGCACCCGGGCCTCAAGGAGCGCATCGTGGAGGGCGAGCCGGAGGAACTGCGCCGGTTCGTGAACGTGTACGTGAACGACGAGGACGTCCGGTTCACCGGCGGCCTGAAGACCGAGGTCAAGGACGGCGACGTGGTCGTCGTGCTGCCGGCCGTCGCCGGCGGCTGA
- a CDS encoding M67 family metallopeptidase, producing MLVIEKATYDAIVAHARKDHPDEACGVVAGAEGSDRATRFIPMLNAAMSPTFYEFDSGDLLRLYKELDERDEEPVVIYHSHTATEAYPSRTDINLAQEPGAHYVLVSTRDGADSPEYDGPVEFRSYRIVDGEVTEEEVRVVGSYTEIPEGEN from the coding sequence GTGCTGGTCATCGAGAAGGCGACGTACGACGCGATCGTGGCGCACGCGCGCAAGGATCACCCGGACGAGGCGTGCGGGGTGGTCGCGGGTGCCGAGGGGTCCGACCGGGCCACCCGGTTCATCCCGATGCTGAACGCCGCGATGTCGCCGACGTTCTACGAGTTCGACTCCGGCGACCTGCTCCGGCTCTACAAGGAGCTCGACGAGCGCGACGAGGAGCCGGTGGTGATCTACCACTCGCACACCGCCACCGAGGCGTACCCGTCGCGGACCGACATCAACCTCGCCCAGGAGCCCGGCGCCCACTACGTGCTGGTGTCGACGCGGGACGGCGCCGACTCCCCGGAGTACGACGGGCCGGTGGAGTTCCGGTCGTACCGGATCGTCGACGGCGAGGTCACGGAAGAAGAAGTACGCGTGGTTGGTTCCTATACAGAAATCCCTGAAGGAGAGAACTAG